A genomic segment from Archangium lipolyticum encodes:
- a CDS encoding DUF2381 family protein, with amino-acid sequence MLVLPSTALVGWALLAAPTHAAAQSPLPVCEMGTRHLGLTAEAPNNQGEVCIHPGISTTLVFDSRVARVELARPERFQVVDAGTVSLTLIPSEALTDGDRVPVTVYFEDGAAPASATFWLVVHPSQAEQLVEVTRQSRTLASYRQGEQQARAEARQCREEKARIQAECAGQVGLTGLIAHELMGEGGVAYKDISDAVTARPGNTIQLLSARSYRSLTARTERGQKVVRLAVKMKVENTGTRAWTPAGAVLAGSNHVELEPLSFWPLETTPPGRKLLVVVELETTENEARGTFTLKLWGQEGGTRVEFLDGVAFP; translated from the coding sequence GTGTTGGTACTGCCTTCCACCGCCCTCGTGGGATGGGCTCTGCTCGCGGCCCCCACCCATGCCGCCGCACAGTCGCCACTCCCTGTCTGCGAGATGGGCACGCGCCACCTGGGGCTGACAGCGGAAGCCCCAAACAATCAGGGAGAGGTGTGCATCCACCCTGGGATATCCACCACCCTTGTCTTCGACTCGCGAGTGGCGCGCGTGGAACTGGCCAGGCCGGAACGTTTCCAGGTGGTGGATGCGGGAACGGTGTCCCTGACGCTCATCCCCTCGGAAGCATTGACCGATGGGGACCGTGTGCCGGTGACAGTCTACTTCGAGGACGGCGCGGCCCCCGCGAGCGCGACCTTCTGGCTGGTGGTGCACCCCTCCCAGGCCGAACAACTGGTGGAGGTGACTCGCCAATCGCGCACGCTCGCGTCCTATCGGCAGGGTGAGCAGCAGGCGCGGGCCGAAGCGCGGCAATGCCGGGAGGAGAAAGCTCGTATCCAGGCCGAGTGCGCCGGGCAGGTGGGGCTCACGGGTCTCATCGCCCACGAGCTCATGGGCGAAGGGGGCGTTGCATACAAGGACATCAGTGACGCCGTCACCGCACGACCAGGCAACACGATCCAACTCCTGTCAGCGCGCAGTTACCGCTCCCTCACCGCGCGCACGGAGAGAGGGCAGAAGGTGGTGCGCCTGGCCGTGAAGATGAAGGTCGAGAACACGGGGACACGGGCCTGGACGCCCGCCGGTGCGGTGCTGGCGGGCTCCAATCACGTGGAGTTGGAGCCCCTCAGCTTCTGGCCGCTGGAGACGACTCCCCCTGGGAGGAAGCTGCTCGTCGTGGTGGAGTTGGAGACGACGGAGAACGAGGCGCGCGGCACGTTCACCCTGAAGCTGTGGGGCCAGGAAGGCGGCACCAGGGTCGAGTTCCTCGACGGCGTGGCGTTCCCGTAA